In Nematostella vectensis chromosome 3, jaNemVect1.1, whole genome shotgun sequence, the genomic window TGTAGTCTTGTTTTGCCAATAATCCCATTATGTATTTAGCTAAAGTATAAAGCACACCAAACGTTTATGAAAAGCATCTATTCTTTCTTGCTATCAACCATAAATcatgtttttaattttcttcacATGTTATATTTTATAGGTTTTACACAAATATCCAGAATTTAGACAATCAACATTTGAGTGATCTTTCAAATAAGAACCAATTATTTCCCACCAGGCAAATAAGGTTCTTAAAAAGGGTGCTTAAAATGCCAAATTTCAGTCTGTAATTACTTAATCTCTAGATTGTTGTTGGTGTGTGTTCACTGTTGTTTGTCTTGTCCTTGTTTTTAATAGTTTGTCTAGCCCTTGTAATGTTGTAATCTTATCTTTCAGTTCCCAGAGGCCAAAAGTGCACAGACCACATCATCATTGGTACCCCTGGCACTCTACTAGACTGGATCAGGAAGTCAAAATGCTTTGAACCGAGAAAGGTGTCTGTGTTTGTACTGGACGAGGCAGATATCATGATTGCTTTGCAAGGCCACCAGGATCAATCCATTAGAATTCATAAGTAAGTGACCAGATTTATGGGTTCCCTAAAAATACCAGTTATACTTTTGGAGGCATGTCACAGTGGCTAGGTACTGTACCATACTCTGTTAATGATTAATTTCATAGTTTGGGTCTGGATTTCAAGCACTGGTATATCTACTGATGTTATCATAGGTCAAAATCAAAATCCCACTATTGATTAAAGATGAAAATTGGAAAAGGATTTATGTAAACCATAAAATCAGCTTTGGGTTAAGCTTATGATTTAAATTACACAAGGGCCTGCCTCAACAAATTATGAAGTCTATCCACAGAGGAATAGACAGTTTGATGTTGATCAATCAACTCATTAGATAATAGATTAAAATAGCATTGTTTTATCAAGTAATCCATGTTGTTGTGATATTACTTTCATGGCTACACTAAGACATTTATTACTATTGCACACTGATTATCAATTATTCCATTACAAAGATCTATACTAATATTAATGTTAGTATTACTATATGTTAATACTTAGTGTTGTGTATCTATGTTTGTATTCATATATACTTTAGTAGTTATTGGAATAaacataatcattattatatttttatgatACTGAAAATAAACTTGAATAACCTCTTCTCCAGATCGCTACATAAAGACTGCCAGGTGCTTCTATTTTCCGCCACGTATGATGAGGATGTCATGAAGTTTGCTGAGACTGTAGTTCCCAACCCTATCATCATCCGTCTCCGCCGCGAAGAGGAGAGTTTGGATAACATCAAGCAGTACTATGTTGTGTGCAAGAACTCAGAAGACAAGTTTGAAGCCCTCTGCAACATGTACGGAGTTCTCTCTATAGGACAGTGCATGGTTTTCTGTCATGTAAGTCGTTTTTTAATAATACCAGAAATATGGGTAGTATTgctaaaatttattttaaaaggcAGTAAGGTTTTAAACAGTACTTCTTTAAAGTTTCTACTGTAATTCTTGTTATAGGCACCGTTTTTTATAGTATTCTTTCTGATTGTTTTTCTAGACACGCCGTAATGCAGCATGGCTGGCGGAGAAGATGGTGAAAGAAGGCCATGCCGTGGCACTCCTGtctggtgagataacaattgAGCAACGGATAGCAGTACTGGAGAGATTTCGATTGGGCAAGGAAAAACTTCTGATCACAACAAATGTGTCTGCACGAGGCATTGATGTTGAGCAAGTCACTCTTGTTATCAATTATGATATGCCAATGGATATGCAAGGCAAAGCTGATTTTGAGACTTATCTTCACCGCATTGGACGTACAGGGCGCTTTGGCAAGTCTGGCATTGCTGTGAACTTTATTGACGGACAGAGGTCCATGAATATAATGAAGAAAATTGAGGAGCATTTTGGCAAGAAAATTCAGCACTTACAAGCTGATGATGTAGATGAGTTGGAAAACCTGCAGAAATAAACTGATTTGATATCTATCCTATCAGCAAACAACAcgttttatacatttttattttaaagttgAACGTTCAAACTGCTGTATTTTACAGACAATATGCTCATTGAGCCAAAAGTGCTAGGCTACAAGTATTAGGTTGCGGCAAGCACTTGAATAACAGATTATAATAGAATCTAGTGGTTGCTGGAGATGCCAGCTAATAGAACTATACTGTAGATGGATAGCAGCGATACCATACCAGATCTCTTTGGTAGACAAAACAGTTATTGTAAAACCTTGTACAGAGAGTCATTCCATGTTTAGTTACTGCTGTTGATATTTATGGATATTCCATTCCATGCTCTGCTTTATGCCAAGTGAATTACATTTATCACATGGGTTGGGAACTAGATAGCTTTAAATTAAAACCAGTTAAATTGTATTCCTTTCATACAATTTATGATGAACAGTTAGCTGTAATTGTTTGAAAAAGGGCTTGAGTGCTTATTTTTTATGTCCCAGGTGAAGCAGTTATTCTGGGCAGGGAcataaagccgcattgtcgcCAGTTTGTTTCCGGTCGATTATGTAACAATatctgatgatttttaacagaaaacgcgaaaaatattttaaaatattgaaagtgtgtttctattggaagtttcagGTTTGTTGCCATCTTTCATTGAATTTAACAAttgaatatttttcaaaacagATCTAAATCAGGTATGTACCCATGGATATGGCCGAAAGGGGACTCCTGAATGGTGTACAAATTGATATGGCTAAAAGGGGACTCCTGAATGGTGTACCTATTGATATGGCTAAAAGGGGACTCATGAATGATGTACCAATTGATATGGCTAAAAGGGGACTCCTGAATGGTGTACCAATTGATATGGCTAAAAGGGGACTCCTGAATGGTGTACCAGTTGATATGGCTAAAAGTGGACTCCTGAATGATGTACCAATTGATATGGCTAAAAGGGGACTCATGAATGGTGTACCAATTGATATGGCTAAAAGGGGACTCATGAATGGTGTACCAATTGATATGGCTAAAAGGGGACTCATGAATGGTGTACCAATTGATATGGCGAAAAGGAGACTCCTGAATGGTGTACCAATTGATATGGCTAAAAGGGGACTCCTGAATGGTGTACCAATTGATATGGCTAAAAGGGGACTCCTGAATGGTGTACCAATTGATATGGCTAAAAGGGGACTCCTGAATGGTGTACCAATTTATACGGCTAAAAGGAGACTCCTGAATGGTGTACCAATTGATATGGCTAAAAGGGGACTCATGAATGGTGTACCAATCGATATGGCTAAAAGGAGACTCCTGAATGGTGTACCAATTGATATGGCGAAAAGGAGACTCCTGAATGGTGTACCAATTGATATGGCTAAAAGGGGACTCCTGAATGGTGTACCAATTGATATGGCTAAAAGGGGACTCCTGAATGGTGTACCCATTGATATGGCTAAAAGGGGACTCCTGAATGGTGTACCAATTGATATGGTTAAAAGGGGACTCCTGAATGGTGTACCCATGGATATGGCTATAGAGGGGACTCATGAATGTGTACCCATGGATAGGGGCTAGAAAGGGACGCCTTAATGATGTACCCATGGATAGGAACTAAAAGGGGACCCCTAAATGATGTATCCAAGGACAGGAGCAAGAGGGGGACCACTGGATGTTGTACCCAAGGATAGGGGCTTTGTTTCAAATTGTTACACAGGTTTAGTTTATTATGCTCTATGGGTTATCTacttaaaaaatacaatttttcaATTGATAGATACATAAAAACCCATTGATGCTGATTGATTCCATTTATTCTACAAGACCAGTTATATTTTTCTCTACaaattcatttgtttttcCCTATTTCATCTTGACTTTCATCTCCAGtgcaccacagggagcccagaAGTACCAGGTGACATCCATGTAAAGCAAGCGAGCTAGCTATTGTGGATGGATAAGTGTTCCAGCACAGTTCAATCACTCCTAGTATCAAGATCCTGAAATAGACAGTGAGAAATTAGCTTTCTCTACATATTAGAGATGTCCATTAGATAGCTATTTTAGGCAGGTCAAAAGAGAAGCATGCAATCTGCCTAAAAGCGGCTGCATGGGAGGCACTGGGATAGCTGACATGAAAGCCCTGCATACACatattttggctttttaagatactTTTTCCTTGATCACCCTTGTgctatgtatgagctcagggacgaaaagctgaaatttcaatgacacttacAAAATGtatcatttgatattttgttcgCTATTACTAACTAAATACTAATAAATTTGCCTTTTTGATGTGAAATTGGcttcatgtcatgtttttcggTCATGTCACCTGGATGGTTATTGATTCCGCATGACTTTGACTGGAGATTTAAGATTTTGGAGATTGCCAAAATAACACTAAAATCACTCTTAACTGTGCAACTGCCCCTTTAACGGTTAACAGGTATAAAAATTGCTATCTACATTGGAGCCTGAGTACCATCGTTACCATTAATGCACCTCAGTAGGGGatttagggggagggtttagggggttacccccccccccttgggctgccagaaagccatgtgtaacaaaaaaataccctccCCTTTTGttactgagccaaacccccccttAAGTGAAAatctagatccgcccctgcacCTCCTGAAGAGAGTGGGCTGCATAAAAGAGCTACTTGGGATGCCTGTGTGACCGGGTGGtattttgggttattttagattttgcaaaTATTTTAAGTAAGCAATTTTTGGATTGCAATTATAATTGTTTTGCATATTTTACGGATTGTTTCTCAAATGTGTTTCTAATTCGATCCGTACactgtttttttatcatgatAAAAAGATGTTTGTTTGTCTTGTTAGTAAGCACAGAAAAGCAGGGGTGGATGTGACCCCATGAAAAAACAATCAAAGTACAAAAAGAACATTGATTTAATGTACATGTTTACAAATTCCTTTAGATTAGTATCAATAGCTTGATGTTGATAATTGACTTAAGTTAGCATCCTTTACCATTTCCCAGGAAGATCAGTATCTAAATTTGACAGGACAATGGACGCTGAGTACTTTGAGCTGTAGTAAATGTTAGTTATTACAGTATCTGTTAGTTTAGTACCCTTGAGCAAAGGAGACGCATTGCTTGCGAGGCGTGATGCGGGAGCGAGACATGCAGTTGCTCAGGGAAGACAGTCAGCAGAGATAAGCTACAAGCTTAGAGCACTGTCCGTACGGGCCTGTCATGCCAGTTGTGTTCAGTTTGATTTACCGGTTGTAAGTACCTTGTTTACAAAACTAGCCTTTGGTTTAGGTTACTTTCTCTCGGGATTTGACTATGTTTGTTGTCActtaaaatttattatttaatttgttaataaatCCTTGTAACTCCATGCCTTGCATCATGTATTCGTTCTCATGTTGCCTTTCGCGCAATTGTTTTCGTttcattccatttatttttgcctACTTTATGTCTGGTGTCAGAACCAGATAGTTTTCCTTTCAGTAATGCATTTGTTTCTACATTTTTCTTAACAGCACGGTTAATGTCAAGTTCCGACGGTTACACTTGCTTGCTCTAACTACAGTGATAATGCTTAGACCTCACATTCATGAAAAATGTCTGTATCCATTTTGACAAGCCAGATGGCCAGTAGCCGGGGAGGTTCGTTTgcccatttagcggaccattttctcatAGGTAGCTCGGCCTAGCTCGCAGTGGTTCTCAATTTTCTTTTgttagagcggaccttccagtcgagtggggtggttcttccTAACCCCCTGaacccaccccccctcccctcctggctacgggcctggccAGTCACATTTAAAGCCTGCATATATGATCATGTCTTACAATGTTAAAATTTTTTAGATTTGTATATGTTGCGTCTCAAGTTGGCCCAGAGGAAGCCTCGTCCCCACTAAATGGGCTTACTGCATTGTTACCTGGCAGACGTCCAAAGTCTTGTTGTCCACAGTAAGTAGGGAATTGTGTGAAAATACCAAACATAGAACTGGTAATGTAATGACCGTGAGAACACCATGCCAAGGAAATTTGATGTGAAAAGAATGGTTACCAGCTGTAAATTAAATTAAGGAATCAAGACCAATGCccatttttcttattttaaagAGTACTATAATTTGATAACAAACTCGTGAAATTTTTGGATGTAGAATGAGATATGTTCAAGCATTCCAATACACATTCATTTTCTTAGTTAGATTCTTTCTAAGAACATGCAGAACAATCCAGTCCTGAATCTCTGTTATTTCTCCCGATGAAAACATAACATTCTCATGTATTTTGCTGTGGTGGAGTGAGATTAAGGCTGCATACCAAGAGATCGAGACTCCCACAACTTAACTAGTGTTGGCATGTAAAATTCAACTAATAAAAAGGATATTTGTTGATGATATCTTTTGGCATTTGTATGGCGTCTTGAAAAACACAAGAAATCTATCAGATGACCTGGAAGAAAAATAGATTTATCATCACTATCTCTAATtgatattatcatcatcgtcattatcatcattgtaATATATTCggatgggctccctgtgttgtacaccatatttggaatgcCTCGTGGGCATGTCGGGGGTTTGTTCAGAAATAAATGGAGTTCAGTTGTTGTGTTCAACGAGCTGTCTATTTCTTCGTGATGTTTTAGTCCCGAAAACattacaatcatcatcatcactaccacctcCATAATCACCttttttgattattattaaaataataataataataacagcaacaacaacaacaacaacaacaacaacaacaacaacaacaacaacaacaacaacaacaacaatagtttattacaacactcttgcagaCAAAAGTCTGAAATACAGTGTAGGTTCAAGTACAACATTACACAACATTACTGAAATCGCACACCAATTATTGAACCTGTCAGTACGCATGTGACCAGACCGAAGTGAGTAGCTATGGTTGACTTGTGTACCTTTAGGAAAGATTTAGATCAGAGGAGGcattagggaccttaagcaacgacgacggcaaaGTGGACAACAATGGCAGAAATCAATagaatttgattcagaattcaatattAGCATGTggaaatgcgttctgtctgatacatttcagctgTTTTCCATAAAACCACAACAcgaaaactccaagtttcacggtcaattgaggaTGCGGATGTTTGCACTGTAAATTCCACTAACTAGGTTTTCTACTGTAGAAAGAAggtccttagtttatttttatcggtctctgactataatgttttgcttattccattgcaattgaATGCCACGCatgaaaacatattttttaattacgttgtcctagccgtcaTCGTCGTCTTCATTACTTAAAGTCCCTAATATTCACTTTTGTGGCGAAACGCTTACAGAGGCTATCACGGCCAGCAGATAAGGACAAGAGCCCTGCATTGGCAAAGGCTGTGCAATAATCACTCTGCAGGAAAATAATGCGTATCGCTCTCCTCTGAACTGCTTCCAGCAAATCTGATAGGAAAACTGGTAGACCTGCCCACACTGGTGCTGCATATTTTAGTATCAACCTAATCAACacacattataataatattaaccTTTTTATAGCgcctcatcaataattatattatatatgcGGACTAAGTCATTAGAATGGGCACCAGATTTTTTTAGTGATCTTAAGGCATATAACCGTTTGCTAGCCTTCTTAATCACATACTCTACATGCATGGTCCATGTGAGGTCATCttcattattgttgttgttgttattattataatacacTATACAAGTATAAAATACACGGCTTACGACACATGATAAAGAAGAGGTTTGgctaaaaatacatttacttGGCTTACCCTCTCCATTTGTATAAATAGAAACAGAATAATGTGAGAAGGTGGAGCAAGAGTAGAGCAGCGTGGAAATATCTGTTCAGGAAGAGCCACTCAGGGAGAAACCTCCAGTTGACGGTCCAGATGAAGAAGAACTGACGACCAAGGTTAAAAGACCGGGAAATATACCCAACAGGGTTGTCCATGAGGAATGGCAATCCAAGCAACACCTGAAAAATTAGCAAGAAACCATGAGTCAGTACAAACTCTTATTAATGATAGCAGGGATTTGTGGCATCCAAAACAACACTCCATCACACAGCATCATGTGACTTATTAGCGTTGGCTTCCCTACTTTCCACTTCACCATGTTACTAATGGGAGCAGTAATCAACTCACTTGTGGTACCCCACATATTGCAAGCTTAGGAATAGTTCTCCAAGCACCAAACTTCTTCAGAAGTAAGAATAGCAATCCGGGGGCAAACAGCAAAACGTTCATCTTTACACTTACTCCAAAGCtgaaacaaaagaaagggaCACCATTTACATACATCAGAAAACGCTCAAGCGGTCAGCCAAGAGAGTACTATTTCCCCATCTGGTCACATTCTAACACTGCCTtaagaccatgatataagagagaAGCAAGTGCTAAGGTAGTGAGCTGGTAATGCCCACAAACATGGAAGACATTTATGAAGTTGAAAAGACACAAAGATTCCCTAAACATACCCACTATATATAGTTGGGGAACGTGTGGGGGGGACttcgataaaaacagacgggggtgttgtcagcaaaatcaattttaaccctaagggatagcactttgggtgtggtcaacagaaattcttacccatAAAAGAtggcaaattgggtgtggtctaCAGAACTTTCGCCCTAAGGGATATTAGAATTGGAAAAGCCATTAACCACCCCCTAGGGAATAGCAATTTGTTAAGTTTTATAccctaaggctaagttcaaacgttgtATTATTCATGAGCCGAATTCAATGCAAATATGTGCAAATAAAATTTACATTTATTTACATTGAATATGGCTCTTGGATAATATGacatttgaacttagcctaagagAAAGGACGATCACccctgtctacttttctggagagtcgaGAGTTGGGAGGTGCTAAGTGTTGCAAAATGTACGCCTGCCCCTGGAAAAGGCAAGCTGGAATTCTGCTATTATTTCAGGTAACCCAAGTGAGAATAGCTCAGTGAGACTTCCAGTTCCCCTTCTCAAGTTGTAAAAACCTGACTCTCTAGCAGAAAGTTTTATCTATCCCATCACACTACTCATCATGTAAACTGCATGGATCAGTCTGTTTCTATACTGGCAGGTCTTCAAGTGTAAAATATATCTAATCAGTCTCAAGATGTTAATTTGCTCAGTGCAATCAAAATTTATGTTTTACTCTCTAACATTTGGAATCAATCACACCAAACACTGGTGATCACCTCTTGATTCCAGACATTTTCAGGAAAAGCTTGTCCTGCTTTTCAAATCTTCCCCAACCTTACCTAAAGAGCAGACAACCCAAATTCCAATTATTTGCCAAGAAAGCATTAACTGAACAGTAAAGGAAGATCATTGCAACAGGATCATTGAAAAGCCGGAGGATGAATATGGAGTGGATTCTGTATGAAGCACAGCACATGAAGAAGAACACATATGGGGGAACCTAAGAAACATAAagccaaaaatacaaatgAGCAAGGCCAAGGACACCaataaaatatcttaggcaatcACTTGGCTTTTATGTTGGTCACCAATTTATAACCTTATGATCACACCAATTTGATTTTTGTGCATCTCACtaaccttttttgttttgttgtagatgGAGAAGACACTAATCAATGTAAGGAGGTAGAGAGCAGCAAAGAGATACTGGGCCATCCGTATGTTTGTGCCTTTGCTGGTGAGGTGATACAATCCACTGAAGATGTACACAAACCCAGCTGGATACCTGTCACGGAAAGATTATATTATGTAGCATAATCATTGTACCTATCAGATACTTGTTTGATTTCCctgggttttttttgtctAGAATTAGGGTTCTCTAAGAAAATCATCAACTAATTATTCTCTTATTATGATCCTCATATTGCTTTTTAGTAACTTTGATCAGTTGCATACCCTGACAATCCttgattaaaagaaaaaaacccttttttgCTGACAAAGGGGCAAGGGTGTACACATTCACCTCCCCCTTTAAGGGTAAATATACCTACACAAGAGGTCCAGTAGTACCTTGTAGTTTGGTGTAGTCATATGTTCCATTTAAGAATCCTTCACCTCCCCCTTTAAGGGAAAATATACCTACACAAGAGGTCCAGTAGTACCTTGTAGTTTGGTGTAGTCATATGTTCCATTTAAGAATCCTTCACCTCCCCCTTTAAGGGAAAATATACCTACACAAGAGGTCCAGTAGTACCTTGTAGTTTGGTGTAGTCATATGTTCCATTTAAGAATCCTTCACCTCCCCCTTTAAGGGAAAATATACCTACACAAGAGGTCCAGTAGTACCTTGTAGTTTGGTGTAGTCATATGTTCCATTTAAGAATCCTTCACCTCCCCCTTTAAGGGAAAATATACCTACACAAGAGGTCCAGTAGTACCTTGTAGTTTGGTGTAGTCATATGTTCCATTTAAGAATCCTTCACCTCCCCCTTTAAGGGAAAATATACCTACACAAGAGGTCCAGTAGTACCTTGTAGTTTGGTGTAGTCATATGTTCCATTTAGGAATCCTTCACCTCCCCCTTTAAGGGAAAATATACCTACACAAGAGGTCCAGTAGTACCTTGTAGTTTGGTGTAGTCATATGTTCCATTTAAGAATCCTTCACCTCCCCCTTTAAGGGAAAATATACCTACACAAGAGGTCCAGTAGTACCTTGTAGTTTGGTGTAGTCATATGTTCCATTTAAGAATCCTTCACCTCCCCCTTTAAGGGTAAATATACCTACACAAGAGGTCCAGTAGTACCTTGTAGTTTGGTGTAGTCATATGTTCCATTTAAGAATCCTTCACCTCCCCCTTTAAGGGTAAATATACCTACACAAGAGGTCCAGTAGTACCTTGTAGTTTGGTGTAGTCATATGTTCCATTTAAGAATCCTTCACCTCCCCCTTTAAGGGTAAATATACCTACACAAGAGGTCCAGTAGTACCTTGTAGTTTGGTGTAGTCAT contains:
- the LOC5518645 gene encoding ATP-dependent RNA helicase DDX19A — protein: MADEDWAAAAEEQERLSGQVNKLAIGSTPKPSPAPQAAPASQAPATVPEEKPADGSGWDESTNRTTENPEDTKNELAESSLLTKLLRDKLVVTKHEVEVLRSDPSSPLYSAKSFEELPLSANLRRGVYDMGFNKPSKIQETALPMLLADPPVNMIAQSQSGTGKTAAFVLTMLSRVDATKPYPQVICLSPTYELARQTGKVAEAMGKHCPHIKINYAVRGNQFPRGQKCTDHIIIGTPGTLLDWIRKSKCFEPRKVSVFVLDEADIMIALQGHQDQSIRIHKSLHKDCQVLLFSATYDEDVMKFAETVVPNPIIIRLRREEESLDNIKQYYVVCKNSEDKFEALCNMYGVLSIGQCMVFCHTRRNAAWLAEKMVKEGHAVALLSGEITIEQRIAVLERFRLGKEKLLITTNVSARGIDVEQVTLVINYDMPMDMQGKADFETYLHRIGRTGRFGKSGIAVNFIDGQRSMNIMKKIEEHFGKKIQHLQADDVDELENLQK
- the LOC5518637 gene encoding dol-P-Man:Man(5)GlcNAc(2)-PP-Dol alpha-1,3-mannosyltransferase isoform X2, encoding MEHMTTPNYKVLLDLLCRYPAGFVYIFSGLYHLTSKGTNIRMAQYLFAALYLLTLISVFSIYNKTKKVPPYVFFFMCCASYRIHSIFILRLFNDPVAMIFLYCSVNAFLANNWNLGCLLFSFGVSVKMNVLLFAPGLLFLLLKKFGAWRTIPKLAICGVPQVLLGLPFLMDNPVGYISRSFNLGRQFFFIWTVNWRFLPEWLFLNRYFHAALLLLHLLTLFCFYLYKWRGSSDRFLVFFKTPYKCQKISSTKLVTILFTSNFLGMVFSRSLHYQFYVWYFHTIPYLLWTTRLWTSARILILGVIELCWNTYPSTIASSLALHGCHLVLLGSLWCTGDESQDEIGKNK
- the LOC5518637 gene encoding dol-P-Man:Man(5)GlcNAc(2)-PP-Dol alpha-1,3-mannosyltransferase isoform X1, whose translation is MAALKKKARLKNTTFDVKSWIIWCKSLLVDPEKTWIIALLLLLAEVVVNIAVIWKIKYTEIDWEAYMSEVEGFLNGTYDYTKLQGATGPLVYPAGFVYIFSGLYHLTSKGTNIRMAQYLFAALYLLTLISVFSIYNKTKKVPPYVFFFMCCASYRIHSIFILRLFNDPVAMIFLYCSVNAFLANNWNLGCLLFSFGVSVKMNVLLFAPGLLFLLLKKFGAWRTIPKLAICGVPQVLLGLPFLMDNPVGYISRSFNLGRQFFFIWTVNWRFLPEWLFLNRYFHAALLLLHLLTLFCFYLYKWRGSSDRFLVFFKTPYKCQKISSTKLVTILFTSNFLGMVFSRSLHYQFYVWYFHTIPYLLWTTRLWTSARILILGVIELCWNTYPSTIASSLALHGCHLVLLGSLWCTGDESQDEIGKNK